The genomic segment GTTGTCGGTGGTCGGCCGGGTGATCGAGGTGTACGCAAATCGCTTCGGCTACAACGTGGTTCGCGACTTCACCGGCCACGGCATCGGCACCACGTTCCACAACGGTCTGGTGGTGCTGCACTATGACCAGCCCGAGGTGGAAACCGTGCTGGAGCCGGGAATGACGTTCACCATCGAGCCGATGATCAATCTCGGGGCGCTGGACTACGAGATCTGGGACGACGGCTGGACGGTGGCCACCAAAGACCGTAAGTGGACGGCGCAGTTCGAGCACACCCTGGTCGTCACCGAGGATGGCGCGGAAATCCTGACGCTCGCGCCGTGACCGGCGGCGCGCTGCTGATCGCGGGCACCACCTCGGACGCCGGCAAGTCGATGGTCGTCGCCGGCTTGTGCCGATTGTTGGCGCGCAAGGGAATTCGTGTGGCGCCGTTCAAGGCGCAGAACATGAGCAACAACTCGGTGGTCACCGTCGATGGCGGCGAGATCGGCCGGGCGCAGGGCATGCAGGCCCGCGCGGCGGGCCTGGCGCCCAGTACCCGCTTCAACCCGGTGCTGCTCAAACCCGGCAGTGACCGCACCTCGCAGCTGGTGGTCAAGGGCCACCCGGTGGCGCAGGTGAGCGCGCGCGACTACATCGAGCACCGTGACCGCCTTGCCGGCGTGGTGGCCGATGAACTGGCATCGCTGCGAGCCGAATTCGATGTCGTGCTGTGTGAAGGCGCGGGCTCGCCGGCCGAGATCAACTTGCGGGCAACGGATCTGGCCAACATGGGCTTGGCGCGCGCGGCCAACCTTCCCGTGGTGATCGTCGGCGACATCGATCGCGGTGGGCTGCTGGCCCACTTGTTCGGCACGGTCGCCGTGCTGTCGCCGGAAGACCAGGCGCTGATCGCGGGCTTTATCGTCAACAAGTTTCGCGGCGACCCCGCGCTGCTGGCACCGGGCCTCGACCAGCTGGCCGAGCTCACCGGGCGCCCCACCTACGGCATCGTCCCGTACAGCGACGAACTGTGGCTGGATGCCGAGGACTCGGTGTCGGTGGTGGCCGGCCACGTCGTGGGGGTTCCGGCGCCGCCGCGCGGCGAGCAGTGGCTGCGGGTCACGGCGATCCGGCTGCCGCGCATCTCCAATTCCACCGACGTCGAGGCGCTGGCCTGCGAACCCGGGGTCCTGGTCCGGTGGGCGAGCGAGCCCGCCGAGCTGGCCGACGCCGATGTCGTCGTCATCCCCGGCAGCAAGGCCACCGTCGCCGACTTGATGTGGTTACGAGAACGTGGGCTGGCCGACGCGATCACCGCGCACGCGTACGCGGGCCGCCCGGTACTGGGCATCTGCGGCGGCTTTCAGATGCTGGGGCACCGGATCGGCGACACCGTCGAGACCCGCTCCGGTGATGTGGCCGGGCTGGGACTGCTCGACGTGGACATCGATTTCGCACCGGAGAAGGTGCTGCGGCACTGGCAGAGTCCGTTGAGCGGCTACGAAATCCACCACGGCCGCGTCACCCGCTGCGGCGAGGACGGCTGGTTCGACGCCGACGGCAGCGCCCAGGGCTACGTCCGCGGCGCGGTGTTCGGCACCCATTGGCATGGCCTGTTGGACAACGACGAATTCCGGCGCCACTGGCTCACCACCTCCGCCGCGTCCGCCGGACGATCCGGTTTCGAGGTTGCGGCCGACACCCGGGTGCCCGCCCGCCGGGATGCCCAGCTTGATCTGATGGCCGATCTTCTCGTCGAGCACGTCGACATCGACGCGCTGTTGTCGCTGCTCAACGGTGGCGGCGCGGCGCGACCGACGGTGAGCACGCGATTGCAGCGGTAGCCTGAAACGATGTCGGGTCGGGCGCTTGGAGCTGTCGCAGCGGTGGGCGCGGTGTTGCTGGCCGGCTGCGGCTCGACCGTGTCCGGTACCGCGACGTGGCCGGGCGCCACACTGGAGAAGGCCGCGTTGGGCCCGGGCGATTTCCCGCCCGGCGTGCAGTACGACCGCATCCTCGAACAACTCGGCCAACCGGACAACTCCGGTAGCCCGCCGTCGATGCGGTCCCGCCCCGAGGGCTGTGCCAACGCCCTGACCAATGTCATCGCCGACTCGGCCGAGCGTGGACCGGGCAGCGCGGCGAAGTACTCGGCCTCCTACAACGGTGCCCGCATCGTGATGACGGTGCTGTCGTGGCCGTTGGATCTGGACAGGCTCGAGGCGGCCGCCGGCCGCTGCGCCAAGTTCGAGACGTACTTTGACACCAACAGCAAGGGCATCCCGATCACCACCACCGACCTTCCGGGCTTGAGTGACGACGCATTGGCATACCAGCAAACGATGCAGCTGATGGGTTCGGCCAGTAGTGTTTACATGGCATTCCAGAATGTGGGCAGGTATGGAGTTTTCGGAATCGCTTTTCCCACACCTGATCCCAGCATCGACGCCAAAGCGTCACTGCCACAGACATTTCTGGATGTATTTGCCAAACAGTCTGTGAAGATCCGTCGCGCGACCTGAGTAGGAGATGAGGAACCCTGCGGAAACTGCCTCGTGAAAGCCACTTTCGCAGTAACGTGGCGAAATGCCTTCGACAATGGTGACTGTCGATGGGTTCCCCGTCCCGGTCAGCGTGACCGGCCCGGAGAAGGGCCCCTTCGTCGTCATCCTGGGAGCCGCCCAGCATGCACCGGCCGCCTATGACGGGGTCTGTCAGCGCTTGCACACGGCGTCGGTCCGCACGGTTGTCATCGGCGCGGACCCACGGCTACATCCCAAGGCGGTGATCGGCGTCCTCGACGCACTCGACGTCCGCTGGGGAATCCTGGTCGGCGACCGCGCCGGCGCCGAGCTCGCGTGGGAATTGGCCGCCACCCGTCTGGACCGGTTCACCGGTCTGGTCGTCATCGACCGCGGGCACCCGCGTGTTCCCGACCAGAACGGCGTGGTCCGCGACGAGGATTGCCCGCCGGTGGAGATCAACACCACCGCGCTGGTCAGTACGCCCGCCGCACGGGCATTGGCCAGGGCCAGCCAGCGCTACGTCTACAGCGACTACCGACTGGTGGAGTTCACCGGGCGGCGCAACGCCGCGGAGTCCACCGCGCAGCTGGCCGCGGAGATCGTGTTACGCACCAGCACCTGGTGAGCTTAGCGCGGCGGCGCGTCCGTCGCTTCCTGAGGAGTCCACGCCTGCGGTAGACCCGGTTGGCCGGGGAACAGGAAATCCACGAAAGCCTGTGCGGTCGGCTGCGGCTCGTGATTGGCCAGGCCGGGCCGTTCGTTGGCTTCGACGAACACGTACTCGTCGCGGGTCACGTCGGGCACCAGCAGGTCGATGCCCGTGACCGGAATGCCGATGGCCTCGGCGGCCACCACGGCCACCCGGCACAGCTCGGGATGCACGGTCGCTGTCACGTCGTGAATGGTCCCGCCCTGGTGCAGGTTCGCGGTCTTGCGCACGCGCAGCCGCTCGCCTTCGGGCAGAACATCATCGAACGACCAACCGCATTCGGCCACCGTCGCTTCGGTGACATCGTCGAGCGGGATGCGCGATTCGCCGCCGGTTGCCGCGGCGCGGCGACGGCTCTGCGTCTCGATCAGTTCCCTGATGGTGTGCTTGCCGGTGCCGACAATCGCCGCCGGTCTCCGCAGCGCGGCCGCGACGACCTTGCCGTCGATCACCACCAGGCGCAGATCGTCGCCGGGAGCGCGTTGTTCGATCAACACCTCCGGGTGCTGTTCGCGGGCGCGCGCCAGTGCGGCATCCAGCGCTTGGGGGCTGTCCACCCCGACGGTGATGCCCTTGCCCTGTTCACCGCGCGTCGGTTTGACGACGACATCGCCGACTTCGGCGAGGAATGCGTGGTCTTCGGCATCGAAGGTAGCCAGCCTGCCTTTCGGCACTACGATGCCGGCCTCGGACACGATGCGCCGGGTCAGCCGCTTGTCGTCGCAGCGGCTCATCGCCACCGCGGAGGTGTATTCGCTCAAGGACTCCCGCGTCACCACGCTGCGCCCGCCGTAGGACAACCGCATCTCACCGGTCTCGGCGTCGAGCACCTCGATGTGGATACCGCGGCGCATGGCCTCGTCGGCGATGATGCGCGCGTATGGATTGAGGTCGTCGACGGTTTCCCGCGCGGGGGTGAACAGCGGCTCGTTGATCGCGTTCTTGCGTTTGACGGCCAGCACCGGCACGCGCTGGAAGCCGAGCTTCTCGTACAGCGCGATCGCGGCCTCGTTGTCGTAGGCCACCGACAGATCCATGTAGGCGCGGTCCCGCCCGCGGAAGACCGCGGCCAACGTGCGGGTCAGCGATGCGCCGATACCGGGCAGGCTGGCGGTCGGGTCGACGGCCAGTGTCCACAGACTGGAGCCGTCCTCGGGGTCGTTGAACAGCCGCTTGTGGTCTACACCCGTGACGGTTCCGATCACCGATCCGTCATCGTCGCGGACCGCGACCAGATACTCGACCGCGTCGCAGTGCAGGTGGTTGTTCCAGATCAGTTCGGTGGGTGCGGGCACCATTCCGCAGCGCACGTACACCCGGTTCATCTCGTCGGCCTCGGCCTGGTCGCGCAGCGGGCGGACGGTGAACCCGACCGGAGCGGGGCCCTCGGGGTCGTCGGGGTGCAGCCGCCAGCGGTAGGTGTGGCTGGGATCGATGAAGAGCTCAGCCGGCGACTTGGCCACCAGGACATGCGATTCGCGCGCGTAGATGCAGATGTCGCGGCGGCCCTGCTCCTCATGTTGCAGCACAGCGGCCAGCTTGTCGGGATCGGCGAAGGTCTGACCGAATATCAGTCTGCCCCAACCGAGTTCGAGCACGACGTCATCCGACATCTCCCGGACCAGCTCTTGGGGGGAGGCGTCGTGCAACCCCATCGTGATGGCCTCGGTGTGCGCGGTCATGCGGCCGGCCCGGTGATTCCGTGCTGCTGTAACCACAGCTCCAGAAGCCCGATCTGCCACAGCTCGTTGCCGCGCAGCGGCGTCAGCCGTCCATTGGGATCGGCCAGTAACCGCTCGACGGCCTCGGGCCGGAACAGGCCGCGTTCCTTGGCCTGCGGTGCGTACAGCGCGTCGCGCACCATCTCCAGGTACGGCCCCTCCAGATGGGTCAACGCCGGCACCGGGAAGTACCCCTTCGGCCGGTCGATCACCTCGGCCGGAATGACTTGGCGGGCAGCTTCTTTCAGCACGCCCTTGCCGCCGTGCGCGGTCTTCAGCTCGGGCGGGCAGGTCGCTGCCAGCTCGACCAGGTCGTGGTCGAGGAATGGCACGCGGCCTTCCAGGCCCCATGCCATCGTCATGTTGTCGACACGTTTGACCGGATCATCGACCAGCATCACGGTGGTGTCCAGGCGCAGGGCGCGGTCCACGCCGGTCTGCGCTCCGGGCTGGGCGAAGTGCTCGGCGACGAATGTCAGGCTGGGATCCTCGCGGCCGCTGAGTCGCTCATCGGAGAGCAGTGCGGCCACCCCGTCATGGTCGCGGTCGAAGAACGCCCCGCGGTAGCGCGCGACCGAGCCATCGACGCTGGCGGCGTCGGTTTCGGCCATTGGCGGGTACCAGTGGTAGCCGGCGAAGACCTCGTCGGCGCCCTGGCCGGATTGCACAACCTTCACGTGCTTGGCGACTTCCTGGCTCAGCAGGTAGAACGCCACGCAGTCGTGGGAGACCATCGGCTCGCTCATCGCGCCGATCGCGCCCTCGAGCGCGGGCAGCATGCGGGCGGTGTCGATGCGGATCTGATGGTGGTCGGTGCCGAACCGCTTGGCCACGATGTCGGAGTACATGAATTCGTCGCCCTTGACGCCGCCGACCGACTCGAAGCCGATGGAGAACGTCGACAGGCCGTGCTGTCCGGCTTCGGCGAGCAGACCGACGATCAGGCTCGAGTCCACCCCGCCGGAGAGCAGGCAGCCGACGGGCACGTCGGCGACCAGACGGCGCTTGACGGCGGCGCGTAGGGAGTCGAGAACCGCGTCCTCCCAATCGCGTTCGCTCCAGTCCGCGCGGTCTTCGCGGCGGCTGAAGTCTGGTGACCAATAGGTGATTTCGCGTCGCTTGCCGTCGGGCTCGATGGCCAGCAGCGTGCCGGGGGAGAGCTTGCGGACTCCGCACAGGATGGTGCGCGGGGCGGGCACCACCGAGTGGAAGCTCAGGTAGTGATGCAGGGCGATCGGGTCGATGCGGGTGTCGACACCGCCGCCGGCCAGCAGCGCGGGAAGTGACGATGCGAACCGGATGCGATGGGAGTCCTCGCTGATGTACAGCGGTTTGATGCCCAGCCGGTCGCGGCCGAGCAGCACGCGGCCGCTGTCGCGCTCGGTTATGGCGAACGCGAACATCCCGTACAGCCGATCGACGAACTTCTCACCCCAGTGGTGGTACGCCTTGAGCAGCACCTCGGTGTCGCTGTGCGAGAAGAACCGGTAACCGTGCCCGGCGAGCTCGTCGCGCAGGGCTTCGTAGTTGTAGATGCAGCCGTTCCAGGCGATCGTCAGCCCGAGGTCGGCGTCCACCATCGGCTGCGCACCGGCCTCAGACAGGTCGATGATCTTCAGCCGACGATGACCGAGTGCCACCCGGCCCTGCGACCACACGCCCGCAGCGTCCGGCCCGCGGGGCTCCATCGTCTCCGCCATAGCCGCCACCGCGGCCACGTCGGGGGCCTGATCGTCGAGACGGACCTCGCCCGCCGCTCCACACATCGGTTCCGACCTATCCCGTCTGTTTCGCTGAGTTCGGCCTTCCTATTTACCCGCGCGGAATGATTCCTAACCGATCCGAGACACCGGTCACATAAACCGCGCCCCTCGGCCTGGGGCACGAGGGGCGCGGGGCCCGCCTCACGGAGGGCCTGGGGTGTGGTCTCCTGAGTCTTAGGAAACCCCCTCCAGCTCTTCACCGGTGATGTCGACCTGCTTGATCGGACCGGTGAACCACTTTTTCACCGATGCGTGCCAATAGATCCACAACAGGATCAGCACTCCGCCCACGACCAACGGGGTGTAGTTCACGAACTTCCATTCGAAGCTGGCGTCCCACGGCGCGCCGCCGAGCGACGTCGGGAACATCGCGATGATCGACGTGATGATGATCTCGGCCAGCGCCAGCGGAGCCATCCACCTGTGGTGCCCGCGCAGGTTCCAGCTGCCCGGCGTGAACGAGTCACCGGCCTTCCAGCGGTAGTAGATCGGCACCGCGAAGCACAGGTACAGGCCGACCACACCGATCGAGACCACCGCGAAGAACGCGATTGGCACCGGGGCGCCGTTGATGTCGACCTTCACCAGCGCGGGCAGCGTCAGGATTGCGGCGATCGCGGCGGTGACCATCACCGCGTTGGCGGGCACCTTCTTCTCGTTGACCTTCGACCACAGCTGGTGGCCGGGAACCGCCCGGTCACGGCTGAACGCGAAGAGCATGCGGGATGCGCTGGTCTGGCACGCCGTAGTGCAGAACAGCTGACCCGCCGTCGAGATCAGCAGCACGATGCCGACCCACTTGGAATCCATCGCCTGGCTGAAGATCGTGGCCACCGCACCACCGCCCTTGGTGACGCCGTCGACGTCCTGCACCGCGAACAGGAACGTCAGCAACAGGATCCAGCCACCGATCGCCGAGTAGAAAATGGACCGCCAGATACCCTTGGCAGCGGCGTTGGCGGCGCTCTTGGTCTCCTCCGACAGGTGGGCCGACGCGTCGTAGCCGGTGATCGTGTACTGGGTCAGGATCGCCGACATCGGCAGCACGAACAGCAGGAAGCCGAAGCCGGACGTCGAGCCGCCGAAAAAGCCAGTGTTGTTGACAGTCGTGGCGAACACCGTGGAGAAGCTCGCGTGCTGCTCGGGGATCAGCCATAGAATCGCGACGACCGCGGCCGCGCCGATGACATGCCACCACACCGAGATGTTGTTGATGACCGCCAGCAGGTGGCTGGAGAAGATGTTGATGGTCGCGACGATCACCAATATGACGAGGAACATCCAGAACGTCCGGGTCAGGCTGTAACCGGCGAGCCAACTCTCGCTGAAGGTGCCAAGGACCAGGTCCAGAAACGTCGCGCTGCCGTAAGCCACCGACGCCAGGATGGCGATGAGCCCGACCAGATTCAGCCAGCCGGTGTAGTAACCCGCCTTAGGGCCCCCGAGTTTGGCTGCCCACCAATAGATTCCGCCGGACGTCGGGAACGCCGAGACCAGCTCGGACATGACGAGTCCGATGAGCAAGATGAACGTCGCCAAGATCGGCCAGCCCCAGGCGATCGCCGCCGGGCCGCCGTTGTTCCAGCCGAGGCCGAATGAGGTGAAGCAGCCCGCCAGGATCGAGATGATCGAGAACGAGATGGCGAAATTACTGAAGCCGGACCACGACCGGTGCAGCTCCTGGGTATACCCGAGGCTGGCGAGGTGTTTTTCGTCGTCGTCGAGTAGTTCGTGACCCTCTGGCACGGTGTCTCCTTCTGGGCGTGCTGACGAAGAGGCGTCCACCGGCGCTCTCCTGGATAGGGACAATAGAGCGCTATTGGTCTGGTGTCCTACCTTTGGAGTGACAATCGTGTAAATCTGGAGGACGATGTCGCCGCCATGGCGATGTCCAATGGTTGACTTTCCGTCGAATCATCCCGGTGCTATCGAGAGGGGCGCGTGTGACGACTGAGGGTGCTGGCCGACGCCGGCCCGGTCTGTTGCTGCAGGCCGAGCTGGAGAGCCTGGTGGCCGCCGGTGAGATCGACACGGTCATCGTTGCGTTCGCCGATATGCAGGGTCGGCTGACGGGCAAGCGGATTTCGGCCGAGCTGTTCGTCGACGATGTCGCCGCGCACGGCGCGGAGTGTTGCAACTATCTGCTTGCTGTCGACGTCGACAACAACACCGTCGACGGTTATGCGATCTCGAGCTGGGAAACCGGCTACGGCGACATGGTGATGACGCCGGACTTCGCGACTCTGCGCCGCATTCCATGGCAGCCGGCCACTGCGCTGGTGATGGCCGACCTGTCGTGGACGGACGGCCGCCCGGTGGTCCAGGCGCCGCGCAGCATCCTCAATCGCCAGATCGACCGGCTCACCGAACGCGGTCTGGTGCCATACGCGTCGACCGAGCTGGAATTCATGGTGTTCGACAACAGCTACCGAGAGGCCTGGGCGTCCGGCTACCGGGGGTTGACGCCGGCCACCGATTACAACATCGACTACGCGATGCTGGCCTCGACGCGGATGGAGCCGCTGCTGCGCGACATCCGCCGCGGGATGGCCGGCGCGGGCATGTACTGCGAGGGCGTCAAGGGCGAGTGCAACTTCGGTCAGCAGGAGATCGGCTTCCGCTACGACCATGCCCGTACCACCTGCGACAACCACACGATTTACAAGAATGGCGCCAAGGAGATCGCCGACCAGCACGGCAAGAGCCTGACGTTCATGGCGAAATACGATGAGCGCGAAGGAAACAGCTGTCATATCCACATCTCGCTGCGCGGCGAGGACGGTTCGGCGGTGTTCGCGGATGACGACGACGAGCTCGGCATGTCACCGATGTTCCGCAGCTTCATCGCCGGCCAGTTGGCGACGCTGCGTGAACTGACCCTGTTCTACGCACCGAACATCAACTCCTACAAACGTTTTGTCGACGGCAGCTTCGCGCCGACCGCGATCGCCTGGGGTCTGGACAATCGGACCTGCGCGCTGAGGGTGGTCGGTCATGGGCATGGGATGCGGATGGAGTGCCGGGCCCCCGGCGGTGACGTCAACCAGTATTTGGCCGTGGCCGCGTTGATCGCCGGTGGTCTGTACGGGATCGACAACGGGCTCGAACTGCCCGACGCCGTCGCGGGCAACGCCTACACCAGTGGCGCGCAGCGCTTGCCGACCACGCTGGCCGGGGCTGCAGAGCTGTTCGAGGGATCGACGGTGGCCCGCGAGGTATTCGGTGACGAGGTCGTCGAGCACTACCTCAACAACGCCCGCGTCGAGCTGGCCGCGTTCAATTCGGCTGTGACCGACTGGGAAAGGGTGCGTGGCTTTGAGCGGCTTTGAGAACGAGGCCCGGCTGCGTCCTGTCATCGGCCTCACCACCTATCTGCAGCAGGCTCAGACCGGCATCTGGGATGTGCACGCCAGCTTCCTGCCCGGCATCTACATCCAAGGTGTGACGCTGGCCGGTGGCATCGCGACGCTGCTGCCGCCGCAACCCGTCGACGCCGGCATCGTCGACCAGATCCTCGGCGGAATCCACGGCCTGATCATCACCGGCGGCAGGGACGTCGACCCGGCCGCCTACGGTCACGACGCGCATCCCAGCACCGATGAGCCGGACCGCGTTCGCGACGCGTGGGAGCTCGCCCTGGTGAGCGCCGCGATACACCGGCACCTTCCGGTGCTCGGAATCTGCCGCGGCGCACAGGTTCTCAACGTCGCGCTGGGCGGCACACTGCATCAGCACCTGCCCGATGTCGTCGGGCATACCCGCCATCAGCAGGGCAACGCGGTGTTCACCACCTCCTCGATCAGCACGGTGGCCGGCAGCAGGCTGGCCGGATTGATCGGGGAGGGCACGAACGCGCAGTGTTACCACCATCAGGCGATCGACCGGCTCGGCGACGGGCTGATGATCAGCGCTCTCGACAGTGAGGGCGTGATCGAGGCTGTCGAGCTGCCTGGCGACGATTTCGTTCTGGCCGTGCAGTGGCACCCCGAGGAGACCCTGGACGACCTTCGGGTGTTCGCCGGCCTGGTCGAAGCCGCCCGAACCTTTACAACAGAGAGAGTGAATTGAGTACCACTGAACTGGTCAATCCGGCGACCGAAGAAGCGCTGCGCACGGTCGAGCTGACCGACGCCGCCGGGGTAGACGACGCGGTCGCACG from the Mycolicibacterium crocinum genome contains:
- a CDS encoding cobyric acid synthase, with translation MTGGALLIAGTTSDAGKSMVVAGLCRLLARKGIRVAPFKAQNMSNNSVVTVDGGEIGRAQGMQARAAGLAPSTRFNPVLLKPGSDRTSQLVVKGHPVAQVSARDYIEHRDRLAGVVADELASLRAEFDVVLCEGAGSPAEINLRATDLANMGLARAANLPVVIVGDIDRGGLLAHLFGTVAVLSPEDQALIAGFIVNKFRGDPALLAPGLDQLAELTGRPTYGIVPYSDELWLDAEDSVSVVAGHVVGVPAPPRGEQWLRVTAIRLPRISNSTDVEALACEPGVLVRWASEPAELADADVVVIPGSKATVADLMWLRERGLADAITAHAYAGRPVLGICGGFQMLGHRIGDTVETRSGDVAGLGLLDVDIDFAPEKVLRHWQSPLSGYEIHHGRVTRCGEDGWFDADGSAQGYVRGAVFGTHWHGLLDNDEFRRHWLTTSAASAGRSGFEVAADTRVPARRDAQLDLMADLLVEHVDIDALLSLLNGGGAARPTVSTRLQR
- a CDS encoding alpha/beta fold hydrolase; translation: MPSTMVTVDGFPVPVSVTGPEKGPFVVILGAAQHAPAAYDGVCQRLHTASVRTVVIGADPRLHPKAVIGVLDALDVRWGILVGDRAGAELAWELAATRLDRFTGLVVIDRGHPRVPDQNGVVRDEDCPPVEINTTALVSTPAARALARASQRYVYSDYRLVEFTGRRNAAESTAQLAAEIVLRTSTW
- the ngg gene encoding N-acetylglutaminylglutamine synthetase; translation: MTAHTEAITMGLHDASPQELVREMSDDVVLELGWGRLIFGQTFADPDKLAAVLQHEEQGRRDICIYARESHVLVAKSPAELFIDPSHTYRWRLHPDDPEGPAPVGFTVRPLRDQAEADEMNRVYVRCGMVPAPTELIWNNHLHCDAVEYLVAVRDDDGSVIGTVTGVDHKRLFNDPEDGSSLWTLAVDPTASLPGIGASLTRTLAAVFRGRDRAYMDLSVAYDNEAAIALYEKLGFQRVPVLAVKRKNAINEPLFTPARETVDDLNPYARIIADEAMRRGIHIEVLDAETGEMRLSYGGRSVVTRESLSEYTSAVAMSRCDDKRLTRRIVSEAGIVVPKGRLATFDAEDHAFLAEVGDVVVKPTRGEQGKGITVGVDSPQALDAALARAREQHPEVLIEQRAPGDDLRLVVIDGKVVAAALRRPAAIVGTGKHTIRELIETQSRRRAAATGGESRIPLDDVTEATVAECGWSFDDVLPEGERLRVRKTANLHQGGTIHDVTATVHPELCRVAVVAAEAIGIPVTGIDLLVPDVTRDEYVFVEANERPGLANHEPQPTAQAFVDFLFPGQPGLPQAWTPQEATDAPPR
- a CDS encoding N-acetylglutaminylglutamine amidotransferase, coding for MCGAAGEVRLDDQAPDVAAVAAMAETMEPRGPDAAGVWSQGRVALGHRRLKIIDLSEAGAQPMVDADLGLTIAWNGCIYNYEALRDELAGHGYRFFSHSDTEVLLKAYHHWGEKFVDRLYGMFAFAITERDSGRVLLGRDRLGIKPLYISEDSHRIRFASSLPALLAGGGVDTRIDPIALHHYLSFHSVVPAPRTILCGVRKLSPGTLLAIEPDGKRREITYWSPDFSRREDRADWSERDWEDAVLDSLRAAVKRRLVADVPVGCLLSGGVDSSLIVGLLAEAGQHGLSTFSIGFESVGGVKGDEFMYSDIVAKRFGTDHHQIRIDTARMLPALEGAIGAMSEPMVSHDCVAFYLLSQEVAKHVKVVQSGQGADEVFAGYHWYPPMAETDAASVDGSVARYRGAFFDRDHDGVAALLSDERLSGREDPSLTFVAEHFAQPGAQTGVDRALRLDTTVMLVDDPVKRVDNMTMAWGLEGRVPFLDHDLVELAATCPPELKTAHGGKGVLKEAARQVIPAEVIDRPKGYFPVPALTHLEGPYLEMVRDALYAPQAKERGLFRPEAVERLLADPNGRLTPLRGNELWQIGLLELWLQQHGITGPAA
- a CDS encoding amino acid permease, translated to MPEGHELLDDDEKHLASLGYTQELHRSWSGFSNFAISFSIISILAGCFTSFGLGWNNGGPAAIAWGWPILATFILLIGLVMSELVSAFPTSGGIYWWAAKLGGPKAGYYTGWLNLVGLIAILASVAYGSATFLDLVLGTFSESWLAGYSLTRTFWMFLVILVIVATINIFSSHLLAVINNISVWWHVIGAAAVVAILWLIPEQHASFSTVFATTVNNTGFFGGSTSGFGFLLFVLPMSAILTQYTITGYDASAHLSEETKSAANAAAKGIWRSIFYSAIGGWILLLTFLFAVQDVDGVTKGGGAVATIFSQAMDSKWVGIVLLISTAGQLFCTTACQTSASRMLFAFSRDRAVPGHQLWSKVNEKKVPANAVMVTAAIAAILTLPALVKVDINGAPVPIAFFAVVSIGVVGLYLCFAVPIYYRWKAGDSFTPGSWNLRGHHRWMAPLALAEIIITSIIAMFPTSLGGAPWDASFEWKFVNYTPLVVGGVLILLWIYWHASVKKWFTGPIKQVDITGEELEGVS
- a CDS encoding glutamine synthetase family protein, encoding MTTEGAGRRRPGLLLQAELESLVAAGEIDTVIVAFADMQGRLTGKRISAELFVDDVAAHGAECCNYLLAVDVDNNTVDGYAISSWETGYGDMVMTPDFATLRRIPWQPATALVMADLSWTDGRPVVQAPRSILNRQIDRLTERGLVPYASTELEFMVFDNSYREAWASGYRGLTPATDYNIDYAMLASTRMEPLLRDIRRGMAGAGMYCEGVKGECNFGQQEIGFRYDHARTTCDNHTIYKNGAKEIADQHGKSLTFMAKYDEREGNSCHIHISLRGEDGSAVFADDDDELGMSPMFRSFIAGQLATLRELTLFYAPNINSYKRFVDGSFAPTAIAWGLDNRTCALRVVGHGHGMRMECRAPGGDVNQYLAVAALIAGGLYGIDNGLELPDAVAGNAYTSGAQRLPTTLAGAAELFEGSTVAREVFGDEVVEHYLNNARVELAAFNSAVTDWERVRGFERL
- a CDS encoding gamma-glutamyl-gamma-aminobutyrate hydrolase family protein — its product is MSGFENEARLRPVIGLTTYLQQAQTGIWDVHASFLPGIYIQGVTLAGGIATLLPPQPVDAGIVDQILGGIHGLIITGGRDVDPAAYGHDAHPSTDEPDRVRDAWELALVSAAIHRHLPVLGICRGAQVLNVALGGTLHQHLPDVVGHTRHQQGNAVFTTSSISTVAGSRLAGLIGEGTNAQCYHHQAIDRLGDGLMISALDSEGVIEAVELPGDDFVLAVQWHPEETLDDLRVFAGLVEAARTFTTERVN